TTTGACTGAATCAAGCTAATTGTAACAAAGCTTAACAAAGCTGCGAACAGGAGGAATAACTAAAGCAAGCAAAAGCTGTCTTGTCTTGGCTTCAATATTGTCCTTTTCTGTTTGGTTCAACTTACAGTGCAGTGTTGAAAGATGATCTGTGGGGCTTCAACTTTGTTCTTCTTAGCAGCATCTCTTACTATGGCCTCAGCCTCTTCCACTCGTCCCCGACAGAGCAACCACCGAGGAGACTCTGGGATGAACCTGCCTCAGTAttcaacacagagacacacaggttCAGGGGCAGGTCTCACAAAAATACTTTAGATGCAATGACAGGGAAAGAGTTTTGGAGGATGCAGTattccattttgttttcccAAGGAAATCCTTTGTAACTCTTGTTGCCTATGAGATTAATACTATTAACTGTTGTCACATTTTTGTTCCAAATCAGTTTTCTGCCTGGAAAACAGCAGTGGGTCTGGGCCTACAACCGCTGACTGACGGACTGAGCAGCTGAGTGATGAAGTTTCCCCATTGGCTGTTGCTCCTTCAAAATGAATGGTGCGAACAGTTGGAGCGTTGTGTATATTCTCTATGCTACAAAGCCCAGAAGTGTGACAAGACACAAAGTGCCTGTGTGCTGAGCGCTGCACATTCGCCATTTCTTCTGTCTGGAGAGCTGAAAGACATTCAGCTGTGGATAAAATGCTGCACTTGTCACTGTCCCTTTTTACCCAGATGTCCAATCACAgtggaggaagagtgggacagAAGTGCAGAGCATGATAACCTTACACCTTTGTTTGGACAATGCTTTGTTGGTTTTTAAGAaagcatttttttatgtttacaaaaacaatgaTGATAATCAAAACCAGCTGTCTTTAAAAACTGTTCctaacagcaacaaaaacaagatgcTCACCAATAAGAATTTAGTTTTTAATGGAATGTTTTTAAAAGCTACAAGACATATCcagagcaaaataaacagtcacCGCCATTGCTGAGCATTTCCGCTTTGGAACTGCAGAGGACTGATGACAGACTCAAAAACATGGATTCACACAGCCAGGGTTTCATATCTAACATGCCTCAAGCTCCTGTTATTTATACTGTAACTGTTAGGTTTCCAATCTTACAGAGAGTGACATATAAAAGACATCATTGTATAACATCGAATTGTTGGCCCCCCTGCACAGTTTGTTCTTCTTTGGAATTGGTTTCCAGTTCAAACATGTATGGACGAACTACTCCTATATTACCAATTGTCATTGTGTAGCATGTAGTAGCtagcaaaacagaaaatcagatgcATGTTGACTGCATGTTAGACGAgtagagctgcaggtgagcaggtatgcttgagctgcaggtgagcagtggggaggtgggtggagatagaggCTGACTTATATATTGGTATATCTGCACATACTAAATGTAGGCAAAGATGGAGAGTTATATCTATGCCATTTTAAGGCATGACgagattcattttttttctttaaaaacttCTAAATTTGTAATTTTGATGAACAAAGATGACTTTTTAGGGGTTTAATCAATGGCAGGAGAGGAATTTTAATCTTACTTTAACTCACCACCAGAGGGGAATGTAGAGCAGGCAAGGCAGAGTGATGACCAGCAGGAGAGATTTCCAGTCCCTAAAAAAGAAAGCAAGGAGTGGGAGTATCATGTAGCCAATggcaaaacacagacatgtacCCAGCGTTGAGAACAGGACCCGCACATTGCCAGCCAAGATCTCTGATCCTGCAGGGAGAGAAATATAAAAAGAGGGACATGAACATCACATACATGTAGTACAGAGAAAATATTGTGTTAACAGTTAGAGCAGGAGGTGTTTATATGTACCCAGCACAAAAGCAGACTGGTAGTTGCCGATCTGTCCCAAACCACTGAAGAACAGGAGGATGGCAAACACTGTCCATGAAGGGGAGAAGACttgaagaaaagtgaaaatcGCCTGAGCTGCCATGGTTCCAAAAAACACAGGCTTCCTTCCATATCTATATTGAGGacacaaagaataaaagaagaacaATAGAAAATAAGACGTTtgatttgagaagctggaaccaaaaATCTTTAGGTAAAAAGTTACTTCAAAAGTTACTTTAATGATTTCTTTTGAATATACTTTAATACTAATTAGTTAAGTGCAAATATGCTGAAGATAAAATGCACTGATTGCTAATTTCCAAGCCTCATTACTGACATGGTTCTCGAGGACCAAATAGTCTTGGGACCTATTGCTGAATGCTGGACTGCATCTAAGGTTTGAGATGGAAGGCAGAAGAATGCAAATAAACATAGAAAGTTTTCCTTTTCATGACTTAAGTTCagttcattcatgttttataaTGCACGGCTTGTCATCCAGCCAAAAACCGAGGTATCTATAATAGttacattttcaatttgagTCCCATTAAGAGTAATAATATTCATTTCAGTGGGACTGCTGCATGCAATTTGTTTTAGTTGGGATTAAAAGTAATTTCAGATCAATCCAAATTTGCTGTACAGCACAGAGATCAAAATGCTAATTCTGCTAAAACCGcctggacagcagacagaacagTGTTGTCCATGTTCAGATGAATTGTACTGTTTCTAACTTTTTCACCTAATTCATTTACAAGAATTGTGAATAAAAGTGGTCCTGGACTAGAACCCTGTGGCACATCTTTGTTAAAACCTGACTGACAGCCATTGGTCACAATGCCACAGCTGTACCACTGAGATAACTTGCAAAccaactgtgcaatttttcatcAAATCCACGACAATCTAGGTATATCAAAAGAATTTGATGGGTAACACTTTTGAAAGCCTTAGATAAATCAGTGAAAGGGCAACATAATGTAAACCCTGATTGATAAAATTCCAAAATGAAGTGCTGAGATCGTTCACCAGTTTCTTGAATACTTTAGCTTGATAGGAAAGTTTGAAAATTGCTTAATAATTATTCAGCTCATTTGACTGATGCCCCTCTCTGATTCAACTAAATTGAAGCTCCTAACAACAACGGCCTTGGCTGATTTATCTTATTCAGCACgaaaacattgtttttgctCATAATACTTCATAATAAACTACAATAGAATATTATTAGTAACAGCGTTTGATCTAATTAGATGAAATCAAattctttttacttttaattactttttcaaTTGTTTCCCCCAAATGGTTATTTGTCTTTAATCTGCTCAGACaagtgaagtaaaaagaaaaCTATGTGAAGAAGTTCAAAAATAACTTTTCAAAGCTTTACATATGCATTGAGTTTATGTTCTCAATACCTGTCTGAGAGCTGTCCTGTGAAGAAGGATCCAGCAAGGACTCCTAGGAAGTAAATTGTGGAGCTGAATGGCTGCTTCCACTGATCACTGCACACCAGGTCAAACTGGGACAGCCATGTATGAAAAAGACATTTAggaaaactaaaaacacaaagcagtcaCAATTCTCAAAAATCTTAAAAGAATATTGGAAAAAATACAACTACAACTGTTGCAGGtgtatacacaaacacacagacacacctgcgAGACTATGGTGGATTGGTAGATGTCTCTGCTGTAGCTCCACCCGTCTAGACAGGCCTCCTGTTCCAAGTCTGTGAGGTTGACATCTCTCCCAGGAATGAGTCCCTGAGCAGACAGATTTCTGACCACATCCAGCTTGTATCTGCTGCATTTGCTTAACTCTTGTTTCCCATCCACCACCTGATAAACACAATGACAAATGTTATTGATAACACTTTGTAATTCAATAACATGAAAGACTTAGACTTTTACTTGATTGATTCCAATTTGGGacattcttttgttgcagcagcagcagcagcagcaggttaaacatatgcatagacataatatatatatacaagagGGAAGGTAAGGATGAGActaaagcaaagagagaaagagttctcaaaaaatataactaagcaTATAAACATGGAATAACAGCAATTCTTCAAATACACTtagattaaataaatatatagcTATATAATTTGTATCATAATATacaatacatattatataatattataataaaaatacaatatgacTAAGTATGAAAGCATACTTATAAGAATGAACGCATCAGCATGTAGGGCTCCTCGCCAACGGGCTAGTCGAGTAttattcatctgtgttttttgtccctgtcttattattatagttGCGTCTTATATGTTAGGTTATGTTATGTTAGTTTATTTGTGTCactaattcattttaaattgcaCAGGGAGTGGGTAGGCTGAATCGGGGGGATGACAACCTTGTGGGGATCAATACGGGCCGTGGCTCCAGTGTGTATTGTGTGCTGTATAACTGAGGTGTGCAGTGATGTGTTGTTTGAGGCGTGCAGCGGCGTGCTGTGATTTCAACCtgagtgctttgtgtttaatgccAGTCCAGTTTCTATCTAGCTCTTTATGGGTTGGGGTGAGCTCGACAGCCTGAGTTGTAATTCCCCTGCTGGCTGTCTCTCGCCTGCCTGTGTCTTATAGCCACTGTATTCCTGCGCCCTAATTTATTAACCATTTTAGAAAGATTAATAACATATTTTATAGAGTACTGCTGTCTGTCCCGTGTGGGTTTATTCGATTCCTCTGACAGAAACCTTGCTGATAAATTCCAGGTGGTGGCAGTATCCCTCTGCATGGTTTACAAGGTTAATTACAGTGTTTTGCCCAAagatacttcggcatgtggactgccgaggccagggacCAAACCACCATTTCAGGATTCTGCTGTATGCAAATTTCACAGTAGCTTCATTGTAAACTCAAAGTGCCTGTAAGAATATTATAGAAATAATTAAGACATACAGCACCTTGATGTCATTTAATTGCATGACTAAATTGGAACGACAacgtaaatgaaaaaaattgtGATCACAAAAAttacagcagaggaagagcagagacGACACCCCCCCACGAACACTGATGTTCTTCAGTAAGCGACAGACTGCTCATATTTTCATAACATGCTGTATTTCCATATCATATTGTATATCTTAGATTGCCATGTTTTTCCTAGATTCCTAGATAGATTTTAActtgtttcttttatattttttcttttctaatttctattacattttatattttatgtctactgtattgctgtttgcaccagGGATTTGAGGGAAACGATATTTAAATTCTGTGATCTGTGCATGTCCTGTACATAGAGCggcattgacaataaagttgacttgacttaTAGTTTAGAATGGTTTCTTGGTCAAAGGTAAACTTTCACTCGAAGTAAGCAAACTGATTGTCCTCAGCAGCTGTACACTGATTTACCTTTACTGGGATGATAGCATTGTGCCACTCTTGGGTCAGGTTGTGCTCAGGAATCATGCAGTGATGACTGGGAATAGCAGCCACAAAGATGATGGATAAAACTCCGGTTCCATTGGGGATGGTGctgacacagagcaggaagaagaCTATCTGCTGGAAACGTCCCCATTTGCCCAGGAAGGCTGTGGTTTCATCATAATCATTCATAATCTCAGAATTCTCTTCTTTCTacctacagagagagagagagagagagagagagagagagagagagagagagagagagagagagagacagagagagagagtgagagagagagataataaACTGCCAACTAAGTGTACTGCAGAAGAGGTCACATTAAGGGTCAACAGTGACACTCAAGATTATCCTGTCAGTCTAGATCAGAGGGCGAAGCAACAAAGAGGGCGAGTACGAGTTCTgagcacatttttcaaaatgagaGTCTAAAGTCATACAATCAAATCTAACAGTGTCATATACGTGAATGCAGATTAGAGTGCCATGCAATCGTCTTAGACTttagtttgacatttattttaGGAGGCAATTTTTTAGGACACTGCTGCTTTGGTCTTTGGTTTCAATTGGTGTTGTAAACAACACTGGGAGTGCATTTCACAGCTGGTTATGATGTATGCTTTTTTTAACATAGAGAAAATAGAGAGCAGTTGTTTTCTTCTACCCGTAAGGGGCTGGAGATCTGATCAGCAGATGTGCTCTATCTGGATAAAAACTGTTAAATCTCATAATTATCGCGTGCATTTTCTCATCTTAAGGAAgattttaaatgcttttaagaATATAGGTTCTAAAAACATTATTCTGCAGTGTTCACTTCAAGAAAAACTAACAAGTTAATGGAGGTAAATAAAGAACAACGTTACCAGCAGGTTTAGAGGTAGTTTTTCCAACAGCTGTGTACTTCACTGAGATGATGTTTTCGGTACCTGTCTGAAATCACCTGACAAGAGAGATAAGAAAAGAGCTCACAGGCAGAAAACATCTGCTTTAGGTCAAAACACACTGATAATGAAATGTTATGAAGATGCAAAGATGTTACTGATTTACTATGCACTCTGCTGCTCGTTCTAAAGTATGTTTCAACGAAGAGGCCGGAATTAATTTATATATTTCTTATTATACACAAATCCATGAAAGGACCAAAATTAGCAGTGTGTTTATCCATCTGTCAGTCATTCTGACTTGCCCAACTCTCAGCCCAATGACGTTATGTTCAGTGTATGTGGAATGAGCAAGCTCTGCTCTGCTAGCAAATATGGTTTGAAGTGACTTCTCCACTGGCAAGACTTTAAACTGCACTTTCAGCAGGATTTTTCACTGAGTGTTAATGCATGACTACCCACAAAATTACCCATAAATCTTTTGAACTTGTTCTGTGTTCATCCTAGTAAATGGATCCCTCTCTTGGCACATCATTAAGTACTGAACAACACACAATGTTCAtcattttgaaatgaagaaTCTGTTCATGGTTTTTATTGGCAGTGTAAACTAGGCTTATTAATGTCAAATAAACAGTTGTAGCAGCAAGGGAGGTCAGGTTTGGTGTTATTCTCACACATTCAactaaaatggaaaatgaaaagacaagATAGCAAATAAACTACTATTATATTTTAGTACTCAGGATAATGAGGCCATAATGTCAAAAAAGGGAATGGGATATTGAAATGACGATGATAAGAAAATCAAATGTATCTTAAATcctgaaacagaaaatgcaaaagcTTAAACGTGTTTTGCTTAAATGTGAATGCGTATAATTTTAATTCTGGGTataacaataaataattaaagactgattatattacatatatatacagaATTAGATATGGTGTCCCAATAGTGACACCctataatatattatatatgacCAAATGTACTGAGTAGAAAAACAACCAGCTCAGTTTGGatgaaagacaatgaaaacaaaacaaataatgtAAAACAGAACAGCGTTTGTGataaacaaatacaatatgtcagttttaaatattaatgaatCACAGCCGACTTTCCAAAGGCACCGCAGGTTCTGGTGTTTCTTTTCGAGTGATGCAGGGAAATTTCAACCtgttaaagagagaaaaaacacattacacaaacaTTATTTGGTTTAGTGTTCTGCACATGCAGCTGCTACCTGCTGGGTAACAAGAGTTAGGAATGTGTCCTCACTGCTTTCAACTTCATTATTACTATTATGAGCTGCTGCATTTACTGCAATGACTAATGTTGCTATTATCACACTCaaaaggatgatgatgaggataatGTAATAACTAATTTTCTTAAGTAGTTAGGCAGATGTAATTCTCGTAATTCTAATCCTAAAAAATCTTAAATGCATCCTTTACTTTTTCAAAAATCATTAGTTTGTCTACAAGGAGCAGTAGTAGCatctcacttttctcttttcagcatCTGGTCAATAGTTTCAGGTAGAGGGTGTCCAAAGCTCTCTGGTAGGAAGAGCGTGACAAAGGCAGCCACAAGAGTCAGAGTCCCCAGGATAATATAAGGCGCATATGGAAAGTAAGTACCTGTCAGGGGGGGAAAGGGAAAATTAGGATGGGAGGGAGGCCTGGGTCCTCTCTGGCATGCCTAAACGGGCAAGTTGAAAGTTTATGAAGACCGGTTTACTCACGCAGATTGAACAAAAATGGTGCCAAGGAGGAGCCAATTCTGGAAGATGTGCCGCATAGCCCTGTCGCTGTGCTCCTGATCACTGTTGGGTACAGCTCTGCTGTGTAGGGATACAACAGGGTGGAACTGACGGTAAAGGCATATTTACCCAGCATCTCCAGCGTAATAGCCAGCTCTGGTaaagctgaaaaagacagagaataGTATCTTCAAAATATAATAGAATGAGCCAATTCGTTTGAGTCCTGAAAAGTGAGCAAGGATACAGTAAAACTGTCCTGTACAGTTTTAGAGCTCAAATGGCAGAGAGGGAACTATTTGAAGTCACTCTTGTAGCTTTAGGTTTTTGTTGACATGTTCCTTAAACCATGTGAGGACTGAATGAGACTCTGTTGTCTTTCTATATGCTGAGTATGTTCCAAGTATGCCTAATGtctcaaaaatattttttctcatttagcAATTTTTCCTTCGTATTTCTGCTTCTACCATGGGTATGTAGGCTACATAGTCATTTTTGTCCATTctcattgtgtttattgttgacaTATGGCATGGCATTGGTACACTGGGTGTGTATTCTCCGTGgagcagagtggagagatgctTCTGGGATGCTTCTGAAACAGGGCGTGTTAGGTGGTATTGCTAGCATTGTCTTGCGATCAGCTCCAGTGGCCATGTCATGGCCGAAACGCAGTGCAGCCATGCCGAGTGGAATTTAGGGGTTTCTCACTACTTACTATGAGGCACCAGCTGAATGAAGAACAGGGACAGTGCTCCCAGGAATGCTGTGAAACTGACAGA
This region of Chaetodon trifascialis isolate fChaTrf1 chromosome 16, fChaTrf1.hap1, whole genome shotgun sequence genomic DNA includes:
- the LOC139344758 gene encoding organic cation/carnitine transporter 2-like; translated protein: MNDYDETTAFLGKWGRFQQIVFFLLCVSTIPNGTGVLSIIFVAAIPSHHCMIPEHNLTQEWHNAIIPVKVVDGKQELSKCSRYKLDVVRNLSAQGLIPGRDVNLTDLEQEACLDGWSYSRDIYQSTIVSQFDLVCSDQWKQPFSSTIYFLGVLAGSFFTGQLSDRYGRKPVFFGTMAAQAIFTFLQVFSPSWTVFAILLFFSGLGQIGNYQSAFVLGSEILAGNVRVLFSTLGTCLCFAIGYMILPLLAFFFRDWKSLLLVITLPCLLYIPLWWFIPESPRWLLCRGRVEEAEAIVRDAAKKNKVEAPQIIFQHCTADEKKTCSGKEERLTILDLMRIKHIRIPSIILCYVWFTLVSGYFGLSLNSAQLSGNPYISCFISGAVEVPAYICCWLALQHLPRRLSVSFTAILGALSLFFIQLVPHTLPELAITLEMLGKYALTISTTLMFPYTAELYPTVIRSTATGLCGTFSRIGSSVAPFLFHLRTYSPYAPYIILGTLTLVAAFVTLFLPESFGHPLPETIDQMLKREKLKFPCITRKETPEPAVPLESRL